The following coding sequences are from one Coffea arabica cultivar ET-39 chromosome 11e, Coffea Arabica ET-39 HiFi, whole genome shotgun sequence window:
- the LOC140021343 gene encoding bifunctional dTDP-4-dehydrorhamnose 3,5-epimerase/dTDP-4-dehydrorhamnose reductase-like, producing the protein MSSKRCFSLGIGFKEEDKPNFTGSFYSKIKAMIEELLKEYDNVCTLRVQMPISSDLNNPRNFITKIAKYDKVVNIPNSMTVLDELLPISIEMAKRNCKGIWNFTNPGVISHNEILEMYRDYIDPKFKWTNFTLEEQAKVIVAPRSNNEMDASKLKKEFCHGAS; encoded by the exons ATGAGTAGTAAACGTTGTTTTAGTCTTG GTATTGGATTTAAGGAAGAAGACAAGCCTAATTTTACTGGTTCATTCTACTCAAAAATCAAGGCCATGATTGAAGAACTTTTGAAAGAATATGATAATGTATGCACCCTTAGAGTTCAAATGCCAATATCATCTGATCTTAATAACCCGCGCAACTTCATCACAAAGATTGCAAAGTATGACAAGGTTGTAAACATCCCCAACAGCATGACTGTGTTGGATGAACTTTTGCCAATTTCAATTGAAATGGCTAAGAGGAACTGCAAGGGCATATGGAACTTTACTAACCCAGGTGTTATAAGTCACAATGAGATATTAGAGATGTACAGGGACTACATTGATCCAAAATTCAAGTGGACAAATTTCACCCTTGAAGAACAGGCCAAGGTTATTGTAGCTCCTCGCAGTAATAATGAGATGGATGCATCCAAGCTGAAAAAGGAGTTTTGTCATGGAGCGAGCTAA